One region of Endozoicomonas sp. Mp262 genomic DNA includes:
- a CDS encoding DUF4357 domain-containing protein → MGHKFSYKDIEELTQWSSEFISMAVKNNNWRDAQTVIDGIASVLNVSQAFLEETESDNWLINKLQAVFYGAEAIVHGFSNLSREDAEQDVIYNLKLITQALNKRRDSERLAETEDTYNGLPLFYLTTKGLHAKGVPFGKQFILLKGSQVSVSTADSCQPSAMAKREELIASGIISRKGDAYVLKKDCLVDSHSTAAGIIVGYSISGPECWKTKDGRSLKQCGSDFVRA, encoded by the coding sequence ATGGGTCATAAATTTTCTTATAAAGATATTGAAGAACTCACTCAGTGGTCATCTGAATTTATCAGTATGGCCGTAAAAAATAATAACTGGAGAGATGCTCAAACGGTTATTGATGGCATTGCATCGGTTCTCAACGTTAGCCAGGCGTTTTTAGAAGAGACTGAGAGTGATAACTGGCTGATTAATAAATTACAGGCCGTATTTTATGGCGCAGAGGCTATTGTGCATGGTTTCTCTAATCTGAGCAGGGAGGATGCAGAGCAGGATGTTATTTATAATCTGAAATTAATAACGCAAGCCTTAAACAAAAGGAGGGATAGTGAAAGGCTGGCAGAGACCGAGGATACCTATAATGGTTTGCCTTTATTCTATCTCACCACAAAAGGCCTTCACGCAAAAGGCGTTCCTTTTGGAAAGCAGTTTATTCTCTTGAAAGGCTCACAGGTCTCAGTCAGTACGGCGGATTCCTGTCAGCCTTCAGCCATGGCCAAGAGGGAAGAGCTAATAGCCAGTGGTATTATCAGTCGTAAAGGTGACGCTTATGTGTTAAAAAAAGACTGTCTGGTGGATAGTCATAGCACTGCCGCAGGTATTATTGTTGGTTATAGCATCAGCGGCCCTGAATGTTGGAAGACAAAGGATGGTCGGTCGTTAAAGCAATGTGGTAGTGATTTTGTTCGAGCGTAA
- a CDS encoding AAA family ATPase: MTGQNAQLPDTTSIAWHLNEQGLSVIPLGSPFEEPPHWFTQHRCDGDRQKAQKEWPKTPRIQWKAFQQQAPTDQQLEQWTRNWPNTNWAIVTGQPVIVVDADSPAAVDWLESGGITPTPVRVTTRQGKHFYFAANPSLDIRNSARKNKIDIRGAGGYVVAPGSTHATGTRYQWEIDEHYPLSELLDLPVLKAADLKAINAFNASKKNRSHQNAASGSNTNSHYSHLKEGEGRNNAAAKITGQLIQQGNTLRDIKEQLDSWNQGNQPPLTPTELNTTIASIARTHLHRHPGETIPVETPAFGFVPLDELLNRPKPVNWLIKGFLETDSLAILFGEPGCGKSFIALDIACALATGSQWQGHPVHQQGPVFYIAGEGHNGLSRRLLAWQQHHSQSLKGAPIYPSQSAASLIDPTHARIVSDQIATTANRVNQTPALIIIDTLARNFGPGDENATKEMNLFISHIDQLFRARFNCCVLVVHHTGVAHKDRARGNSALKGAADAEYAVMKTGDQLMIIPKKMKDADEPAPLPLTLQPVTLSFTDSYGEPQTSCVLNRANKETHALSKPQALGKAQQGTLDSLYQLVTAITTSPDEVIQTSIAIQQWKRVSIGEDKPVKNRQNWSRTQATLVEKKLIQQVASQVCLTEAGYQLCSKNSQKITGRCNQSVINSEGQCNQQLKKTPKSVIKSNQSASSTRNQNVIKSPSEV; encoded by the coding sequence ATGACAGGTCAAAACGCACAGCTACCGGATACCACCTCTATTGCCTGGCATCTTAACGAGCAGGGACTGTCTGTTATCCCTCTCGGCAGCCCTTTTGAAGAACCTCCCCACTGGTTTACCCAGCATAGGTGTGATGGCGACCGGCAAAAGGCACAGAAGGAGTGGCCCAAAACTCCCCGTATCCAGTGGAAAGCATTCCAGCAACAGGCACCAACCGATCAGCAACTGGAACAATGGACCCGCAACTGGCCCAATACCAACTGGGCGATTGTTACCGGCCAGCCAGTGATTGTCGTGGATGCCGACTCCCCGGCAGCGGTTGACTGGCTGGAATCCGGCGGCATCACGCCAACACCGGTACGGGTCACGACCCGGCAGGGCAAACACTTCTACTTTGCGGCTAACCCTTCCCTTGATATCCGTAATTCCGCCAGAAAAAACAAAATAGACATCCGGGGTGCAGGTGGCTATGTCGTCGCCCCCGGCTCCACCCATGCCACCGGCACCCGTTACCAATGGGAGATAGACGAGCATTACCCATTATCTGAATTACTCGACCTGCCGGTATTGAAAGCGGCAGACCTCAAGGCAATCAATGCATTCAACGCCTCTAAAAAAAACAGAAGCCACCAAAACGCTGCCAGCGGATCAAACACAAATAGTCATTACAGCCACCTGAAAGAAGGCGAAGGCCGAAATAACGCAGCGGCCAAAATAACAGGTCAGCTTATCCAGCAAGGAAATACCCTTCGTGACATCAAGGAGCAACTGGATAGCTGGAATCAGGGCAACCAGCCACCACTAACACCCACAGAACTGAATACCACCATTGCCAGCATTGCCCGAACACACCTCCACCGTCACCCCGGTGAGACCATTCCTGTTGAAACACCCGCATTTGGCTTTGTCCCGCTGGATGAACTGTTAAATCGTCCCAAACCTGTGAACTGGCTGATCAAAGGGTTTCTGGAAACCGATAGCCTGGCCATCCTTTTCGGCGAACCCGGCTGTGGTAAATCGTTTATTGCACTGGATATCGCCTGTGCCCTGGCTACCGGCAGTCAATGGCAGGGTCATCCCGTCCACCAGCAAGGCCCGGTGTTTTATATAGCCGGTGAAGGCCACAACGGTTTATCCCGCCGGTTACTGGCCTGGCAACAACACCATAGCCAAAGCCTGAAGGGTGCCCCTATCTATCCCAGCCAGTCTGCCGCCTCACTGATTGATCCCACCCATGCCCGAATCGTCAGCGACCAGATAGCCACAACCGCCAATAGAGTAAACCAGACACCCGCCCTGATTATTATTGATACCCTTGCCCGCAACTTTGGTCCCGGCGATGAGAATGCCACCAAAGAGATGAACCTGTTCATCAGCCATATCGACCAGCTATTCCGGGCACGCTTCAACTGCTGTGTACTGGTGGTTCACCATACCGGTGTCGCCCATAAAGACCGGGCGCGAGGTAACAGTGCCTTGAAAGGGGCTGCCGATGCCGAATACGCCGTGATGAAAACCGGTGACCAGCTGATGATCATCCCGAAAAAAATGAAAGATGCTGACGAACCTGCACCACTACCCCTGACATTGCAGCCCGTCACCCTCTCATTCACCGATAGCTACGGCGAGCCACAAACCAGCTGTGTGCTTAACCGGGCAAACAAAGAGACACATGCTTTATCCAAACCACAAGCACTGGGCAAGGCACAGCAAGGCACTCTGGACAGCCTGTATCAACTGGTGACAGCCATCACCACTAGCCCGGATGAAGTCATACAAACATCCATCGCCATCCAACAGTGGAAGCGAGTCAGTATTGGCGAGGATAAACCGGTTAAAAATCGCCAGAACTGGAGCCGGACTCAGGCAACACTGGTGGAAAAAAAGCTGATTCAGCAAGTGGCATCACAGGTCTGTTTAACCGAGGCAGGCTACCAGCTCTGCTCAAAAAACAGTCAGAAAATAACCGGCAGATGTAATCAATCGGTAATCAACTCAGAGGGCCAATGTAATCAACAGCTCAAAAAAACACCAAAAAGTGTAATCAAAAGTAATCAAAGTGCGTCATCGACCCGTAATCAAAACGTCATCAAAAGCCCTTCTGAAGTGTAA
- a CDS encoding helix-turn-helix domain-containing protein, producing MDWKERVRQLMKKKGVNQSELAETLGMAKSSVSQWLGPGELSEKNTIKAQVLTAAALGVPTEYLVNGVHRKQAPGMAVPVLDYAAIADWVSAQADPESADWIFCPADCSEYTYATVVQGNAMDSHIHKGPTFSHGAVVYVDPDSPLTNGAVCVFDCDGIHIGEYTAVNGKQLLVHANAQYPAIDLEGATYLGKVLGSYRPAGA from the coding sequence ATGGACTGGAAAGAACGGGTCAGGCAGTTGATGAAAAAGAAGGGGGTGAACCAGTCTGAACTGGCAGAAACCCTCGGTATGGCCAAGTCCAGTGTTTCCCAGTGGCTGGGGCCGGGTGAGCTTTCAGAAAAGAATACCATCAAGGCGCAGGTGCTGACGGCAGCGGCATTGGGGGTGCCGACAGAGTATCTGGTCAATGGTGTCCATCGAAAACAGGCACCGGGTATGGCGGTGCCGGTACTGGATTACGCCGCCATTGCCGACTGGGTCTCTGCCCAGGCTGACCCCGAAAGTGCCGACTGGATCTTCTGTCCTGCCGACTGTAGTGAGTACACCTATGCCACCGTCGTGCAGGGCAATGCCATGGATAGCCATATCCATAAAGGGCCGACCTTTTCCCACGGGGCCGTTGTGTATGTTGACCCGGATAGCCCGTTAACCAATGGTGCTGTCTGTGTGTTTGATTGCGATGGCATCCATATCGGTGAATATACCGCTGTGAATGGTAAGCAGCTGCTGGTGCATGCCAATGCCCAGTATCCGGCTATTGATTTGGAAGGGGCAACGTATCTGGGTAAGGTGCTGGGTTCATACCGTCCGGCGGGGGCTTGA
- a CDS encoding AlpA family phage regulatory protein, translating to MYQIAIAEVIMNELELMGLKDVKKYTTLSCATIYRLIDSGDFPKGQKITRNRRVWLKPDVVEAVEKMLKKYQE from the coding sequence GTGTATCAAATAGCTATTGCTGAGGTGATTATGAATGAACTTGAGTTAATGGGACTGAAGGATGTTAAAAAATATACAACGCTTTCATGTGCCACCATCTACCGTTTGATTGACTCCGGTGATTTTCCCAAGGGGCAGAAAATTACCAGGAATCGTCGGGTATGGCTCAAGCCGGATGTGGTAGAGGCTGTCGAAAAAATGCTAAAAAAATATCAGGAATAA
- a CDS encoding tyrosine-type recombinase/integrase, with product MPKIKLFDTTIRNAKPKEKEYVLTDTDGLICRIFPSGRKCFCWRYIDKFNDGKQSRIEYGDYPHRSLADAKRIHLEARTARKNNLDIRSPEVFTKIIYKITGESVNPDPAAQEGIYLFSNLVSTYFTEYVDKEGVSPRPYNRIKNYVLPILKDYAADDIPHEIIETMVVAMRKVKSEQTVNDTVRFTATMYRWGKKNFLVKTNPFADLGLKRIKNVRKTYYSMHELKTLLLNKDSYQVAGDVLLIQKALIFSGCRRSEVIKAEKKEFNFNTGIWTIPASRLKNQDNRKKAQFLEDFKIPMSSQLQQVFKEAIEKHSNKTHVFGSKTTVYLNGKWIKNPQGASSVRNYDNYITAYRNHYGIMNKINHDLRRTLETHLTNIGVAEYITTAMTGHSREGMSRVYNQAKQIHVMRAAFQMWGDFIEYLCSVPDIHAMKFDEQVPGEELKKIYRQFNFNNYLMDALEIFEG from the coding sequence ATGCCAAAAATAAAATTATTTGATACCACAATCAGAAATGCCAAACCAAAAGAGAAAGAATATGTTCTTACCGATACCGATGGCCTGATATGCAGAATATTTCCATCAGGCAGAAAGTGTTTCTGCTGGCGATATATAGATAAGTTCAATGATGGAAAGCAGTCTCGCATTGAATACGGTGACTACCCCCATCGCAGCCTTGCTGATGCTAAACGAATACACCTGGAGGCCAGAACGGCCCGAAAAAACAATCTCGATATTCGCTCACCAGAAGTCTTTACAAAAATCATTTATAAAATTACAGGTGAGTCTGTTAATCCCGATCCGGCGGCACAGGAAGGTATTTATTTATTTTCAAATCTGGTCAGCACCTATTTTACTGAATACGTTGATAAGGAAGGTGTCAGCCCCCGACCATACAATCGGATTAAAAACTATGTACTTCCTATTTTAAAAGATTACGCAGCGGATGATATTCCCCACGAGATCATTGAAACTATGGTAGTTGCCATGCGAAAGGTAAAAAGCGAGCAAACCGTCAATGATACCGTAAGGTTCACTGCAACCATGTACCGATGGGGAAAGAAAAACTTCCTGGTAAAAACTAACCCCTTTGCGGACCTTGGGCTTAAGCGGATCAAGAATGTTCGAAAAACATACTACTCAATGCATGAGCTAAAAACACTGCTTCTTAATAAGGATAGTTATCAGGTGGCTGGCGATGTATTGCTTATTCAAAAGGCTTTGATTTTTTCCGGCTGCCGTCGCTCCGAGGTAATAAAAGCAGAAAAAAAAGAATTTAACTTTAATACCGGCATTTGGACAATTCCTGCCAGCCGTTTGAAAAATCAGGACAACCGCAAAAAAGCACAATTTCTGGAAGACTTTAAAATTCCCATGTCATCCCAGCTCCAGCAAGTATTCAAGGAGGCTATCGAAAAACATAGCAACAAGACCCATGTGTTTGGCAGTAAAACTACTGTTTACCTCAATGGTAAATGGATCAAAAATCCTCAGGGTGCGTCCAGCGTCAGAAACTACGACAACTATATCACAGCCTACCGCAACCATTATGGCATCATGAATAAAATCAACCATGACCTGAGACGAACGCTGGAAACCCATCTGACTAATATCGGTGTCGCTGAATATATTACGACGGCAATGACAGGGCATAGCCGCGAAGGTATGAGCCGGGTTTATAATCAGGCCAAACAAATACACGTGATGAGAGCCGCCTTCCAGATGTGGGGAGACTTTATAGAATACCTCTGCTCAGTACCTGATATTCATGCCATGAAGTTCGATGAACAAGTACCGGGAGAAGAACTGAAAAAGATTTATCGCCAGTTTAATTTCAATAATTATCTGATGGATGCACTGGAGATATTTGAAGGGTAA
- a CDS encoding cell division protein ZapA, with translation MIESASAAAVKILDKEYRVNCPPDEREALIEAARYLNEKMRDIRAGGKVIGLERIAVMAALNISYELLQSRRQTNDDQSETHEHIEQLLGKLNRALESVDC, from the coding sequence ATGATTGAGAGTGCATCTGCTGCAGCTGTAAAAATTCTGGATAAGGAATACAGGGTCAACTGCCCACCAGACGAGCGTGAGGCATTGATAGAAGCTGCTCGTTATCTCAACGAAAAAATGCGGGATATTCGTGCAGGTGGAAAAGTGATCGGTCTTGAAAGAATTGCCGTGATGGCTGCCCTGAATATTAGCTATGAGCTGTTGCAGTCCCGTCGACAGACCAACGATGACCAGAGCGAGACCCATGAACATATTGAGCAACTGCTAGGTAAGCTTAACCGGGCATTGGAATCTGTAGATTGTTGA
- a CDS encoding TIGR02449 family protein: protein MNNPDFNALDQKIEYLVALCQKLKEENKQLRYREKQWRTEREQLVERNEAARTKVEAMITHLKALEHES, encoded by the coding sequence ATGAATAATCCGGACTTCAATGCACTCGACCAGAAGATTGAATACCTGGTTGCTCTCTGCCAAAAACTAAAAGAAGAAAACAAACAGCTTCGCTATAGAGAGAAACAGTGGCGAACAGAGCGGGAACAATTGGTTGAAAGGAATGAAGCTGCTCGAACGAAGGTTGAAGCCATGATTACCCATCTCAAAGCATTGGAACATGAATCATGA
- a CDS encoding UPF0149 family protein: MTTPDFTRHPVTFDEMADSLVELGCTNHPSEIHGLLCGLLAAGQRLTRDQWLQQVSALAGDKALEGTCSKLVHALYAITLEALETSDFAITLLLPDEDEALEQRAEALGIWCQSFLSGFGEGMQQKKPGEEVESTLNDFSAIAQIQSTIDDSDDAERDWLEVSEYVRMALLMIFVEMNAQNVNKTKEPATLH, translated from the coding sequence ATGACCACCCCTGATTTTACCCGGCATCCGGTGACTTTTGATGAAATGGCTGACAGTCTGGTGGAACTGGGGTGTACCAATCATCCCTCTGAAATCCACGGGTTGCTATGTGGACTACTGGCCGCCGGCCAACGCCTGACACGGGATCAGTGGTTACAACAGGTTTCCGCTCTGGCCGGGGATAAGGCCCTGGAGGGTACTTGCTCTAAATTGGTTCACGCGCTGTATGCCATCACCCTGGAAGCACTGGAAACCTCTGACTTTGCCATCACCCTGTTGTTGCCTGATGAGGATGAAGCCCTGGAGCAACGGGCTGAAGCATTAGGTATTTGGTGCCAGTCTTTTCTATCCGGGTTTGGTGAGGGTATGCAGCAGAAAAAACCGGGAGAAGAAGTAGAAAGCACCCTGAATGATTTTTCTGCCATAGCACAAATCCAGAGTACCATTGATGACAGTGATGATGCCGAACGGGACTGGCTGGAAGTCAGTGAATATGTCCGCATGGCGCTGCTAATGATCTTTGTAGAAATGAATGCCCAGAACGTAAATAAAACCAAGGAACCCGCCACCTTACATTAA
- the ubiH gene encoding 2-octaprenyl-6-methoxyphenyl hydroxylase produces MTGPYDVLIIGGGLVGASLACALESLIHQNGLKVVMIETHSLDEPRARPPSFDARSSALSYGTRLIYDRLGLWQGLKNKATAIQHVHISDRGHFGVTRLDHHSEGVPALGYVIDNFLLGDALLERLNSYREQGTIDTFSPAEVITVKSGQNCQKALVRSPEGQEQWINTSLVALADGGRSGLMEQLNLEKTIHDYGQYALIANVAVDRPHKGIAYERFAGKGPMALLPKMITEEAEQNNNHHHFGLVWTLSDNEVDEMTGLDDRAFLAQLQDRFGFRAGRFLRVGQRDCYPLQMSLAREQVRPGLVVLGNAAHAIHPVAGQGYNLAIRDVMALTENIKGSLIQGQPVGELSRLMQYLQTQEGDQKRTVAFCDGLVKLFSRSESSVVLARNLGLLGLELGGSLKSQFARAAMGI; encoded by the coding sequence GTGACCGGTCCATATGATGTATTGATCATTGGAGGAGGCCTGGTTGGAGCCAGCCTGGCCTGTGCCCTGGAGTCCCTTATTCACCAGAATGGCCTCAAGGTTGTCATGATTGAAACGCACAGCCTTGATGAGCCCCGGGCTCGACCTCCCAGCTTTGATGCCCGTTCCTCGGCCCTTTCCTATGGAACCCGGTTGATTTATGACCGGCTTGGGCTTTGGCAAGGATTAAAAAATAAGGCCACGGCCATCCAGCATGTGCACATATCGGATCGGGGTCATTTCGGTGTCACCCGGTTGGATCACCATTCCGAGGGTGTCCCTGCGCTGGGCTATGTTATCGACAACTTTCTGTTAGGCGATGCCCTGCTGGAGCGGCTGAATAGCTATCGGGAACAAGGCACCATTGATACTTTTAGTCCCGCTGAGGTGATCACTGTTAAATCGGGGCAAAACTGCCAGAAGGCGTTGGTTCGCTCCCCAGAGGGACAGGAGCAATGGATAAATACATCGCTGGTTGCCCTGGCTGATGGTGGCCGCTCAGGCCTTATGGAACAACTCAACTTAGAAAAAACAATCCATGATTATGGGCAATATGCCCTGATCGCCAACGTAGCTGTGGACAGGCCTCACAAAGGGATTGCCTATGAGCGGTTTGCGGGTAAGGGACCCATGGCTCTGCTGCCCAAAATGATTACAGAAGAGGCGGAACAAAATAATAACCATCACCATTTTGGTCTGGTCTGGACGCTCTCTGATAATGAAGTGGATGAAATGACCGGATTGGATGACAGGGCATTTCTGGCTCAACTCCAGGACCGCTTTGGCTTTCGGGCCGGACGGTTTCTCCGTGTTGGGCAACGGGACTGTTACCCTCTCCAGATGAGTCTGGCCCGGGAGCAGGTGAGACCGGGACTGGTGGTTCTGGGTAATGCTGCCCATGCCATTCATCCCGTGGCAGGGCAGGGATACAACCTGGCAATCCGTGATGTAATGGCCTTAACGGAGAATATCAAGGGCTCCCTTATTCAGGGACAACCTGTGGGCGAGTTAAGCCGCCTGATGCAGTATCTGCAAACCCAGGAAGGGGATCAAAAGAGAACCGTCGCCTTTTGCGATGGATTGGTAAAACTCTTTTCCCGTAGCGAATCTTCCGTGGTTCTGGCTCGCAATCTTGGCCTGTTAGGTCTAGAACTGGGCGGCTCCCTGAAGAGTCAATTTGCCAGGGCAGCAATGGGTATCTGA
- a CDS encoding FAD-dependent monooxygenase gives MTKSTDNTFDLIIVGGGMVGASLALALADSSMNIALIDQGSLEPEPVQLPSPFSPRVSALTEASVNLFKNLGVWQAMTLQRVCPYQAITVWDGEGTGEIHFDASSVARDSIGYIVENCVIRNALLAGLSKTPITLYEKEAGIRFQLDHDKGTLILANGQQLQGKLLVAADGAESSLRNAANIPLSRKDYMHHAIVTTVETEQYHQDTAWQVFLDTGPLAFLPLPSINNKHYCSIVWSLVPESAETIMGLDDNAFCQALETAFEARLGTVIHADPRFRYPLCQRHAQQYYQNPVVLAGDAAHTIHPLAGQGVNLGLMDVAVLTEELLRAKRRQDDIAGSHILGRYQRRRKGHNMTMMGAMSGFQNLFATDDIAVRWLRNTGLKAFNKLPLIKDLLIRQAIGTYGELPELVKN, from the coding sequence GTGACCAAAAGTACTGATAACACATTTGACCTGATTATTGTGGGTGGTGGCATGGTTGGAGCATCCCTTGCTTTAGCCCTGGCTGATAGCTCCATGAATATAGCCCTGATTGACCAGGGGAGTCTTGAACCAGAACCAGTACAACTACCGTCGCCTTTTTCACCCCGGGTCAGCGCACTGACTGAGGCCTCTGTCAACCTCTTTAAAAACCTTGGCGTGTGGCAGGCCATGACCTTACAGCGGGTATGCCCCTACCAGGCCATAACAGTCTGGGATGGGGAAGGCACCGGCGAGATTCATTTTGATGCCAGTTCCGTAGCCAGGGACTCTATTGGCTATATTGTTGAAAACTGTGTGATTCGAAATGCCCTTCTGGCAGGTCTATCCAAAACGCCCATAACCCTGTACGAAAAAGAAGCCGGTATTCGCTTTCAGCTGGATCATGACAAGGGAACCCTTATCCTTGCTAATGGACAACAGTTGCAAGGTAAGCTTCTGGTGGCTGCCGACGGTGCAGAATCCAGTTTGAGAAATGCGGCCAATATTCCCCTTTCACGAAAAGACTATATGCACCATGCCATAGTCACCACCGTTGAAACAGAACAATATCATCAGGACACCGCCTGGCAGGTGTTCCTTGATACCGGACCGCTGGCCTTTTTGCCGCTGCCTTCCATTAATAACAAACACTACTGCTCTATCGTATGGTCATTAGTACCAGAGAGCGCTGAAACCATTATGGGACTGGATGATAATGCGTTTTGCCAGGCATTGGAGACAGCCTTCGAGGCCCGGCTTGGAACCGTTATTCATGCCGACCCCCGGTTTCGTTATCCTCTATGCCAGCGTCATGCCCAACAATACTACCAGAACCCTGTTGTCCTGGCAGGTGATGCGGCTCACACCATTCATCCCCTGGCAGGTCAGGGAGTAAACCTTGGCCTAATGGATGTAGCTGTACTGACCGAAGAGCTGCTAAGAGCAAAACGACGACAGGATGATATCGCTGGCTCCCATATCCTGGGTCGCTACCAGAGACGAAGAAAAGGTCATAATATGACCATGATGGGTGCTATGAGCGGATTTCAAAACCTGTTTGCTACCGATGACATTGCTGTTCGCTGGTTAAGAAATACGGGGTTAAAGGCCTTTAACAAACTACCCCTCATTAAGGATTTATTAATACGACAGGCGATTGGTACTTATGGCGAGTTGCCTGAGCTGGTTAAAAATTGA
- a CDS encoding isochorismatase family protein: MFSCIKKYVWTTAAILVTHIHAGVLSDYMRNNSKDAALIVVNLFAEQLIPGTKKSQKRQAHIIKKAMKYNIPIFAVHVAQIGEFKPENLLPSWCKPKFGCANRNIFRFEIFAASAFEDDKFKNKLQEKKVVKLIVIGAYMDMGIIEIVINALESNYEVFLDEKAVTNAMPELFGQRSDDDDGSGDEEEFKIMCSEILNRCSACSNSLTIHKKSDSGSKLSSMYNIGSPLGVGVE, translated from the coding sequence ATGTTTAGCTGCATAAAAAAATACGTCTGGACCACAGCTGCCATCCTGGTAACACATATCCATGCTGGCGTGCTTTCTGACTATATGAGGAATAATAGTAAGGATGCAGCTTTAATAGTAGTTAATCTTTTTGCTGAGCAGCTAATACCTGGCACAAAAAAATCACAAAAGAGACAAGCTCACATAATAAAAAAAGCCATGAAATATAATATTCCTATATTCGCAGTGCATGTTGCACAAATAGGTGAATTTAAGCCAGAAAATTTATTGCCAAGTTGGTGCAAACCAAAATTCGGTTGTGCCAATAGAAATATTTTTAGATTCGAAATATTTGCTGCAAGTGCCTTTGAGGATGATAAATTTAAAAACAAGCTACAAGAAAAAAAAGTTGTAAAGCTAATCGTAATTGGTGCTTATATGGATATGGGGATTATTGAAATAGTAATTAATGCATTAGAATCTAACTATGAGGTTTTTTTGGACGAAAAAGCTGTTACAAATGCGATGCCGGAACTTTTTGGGCAACGTAGTGACGATGACGATGGAAGTGGAGATGAGGAAGAGTTTAAGATTATGTGCAGTGAAATACTCAATCGCTGTAGTGCTTGCTCAAACTCTTTAACAATACACAAAAAAAGTGACAGTGGGTCAAAGTTGTCGTCTATGTATAATATAGGTTCCCCATTGGGAGTTGGTGTGGAATAG